A genomic segment from Sphingomonas astaxanthinifaciens DSM 22298 encodes:
- a CDS encoding acyl-CoA carboxylase subunit beta, which translates to MSSTIAELERRRDAARMGGGSKRIDAQHAKGRLTARERLAVLLDEGSFEEVDAFVEHNATEFGMAEQRFPGDGVVTGSGTINGRLVYVFAQDFTVFGGSLSERHAQKICKIMDAAMKVGAPVIGLNDSGGARIQEGVASLAGYAEVFQRNVLASGVVPQLSLIMGPCAGGAVYSPAMTDFIFMVKDSSYMFVTGPDVVKTVTNEVVTQEELGGAITHTTKSSVADLAFENDIDALLGAREFFDFLPLSNRVPVPERPTEDAWDRTEDSLDTLIPPSANQPYDMHELIRKVADEGDFFELQPAHAGNIIIGFCRIEGRTVGVVANQPMVLAGVLDINSSKKAARFVRFCDAFEIPLLTFVDVPGFLPGVGQEHNGIIKHGAKLLFAYAEATVPKITVITRKAYGGAYDVMASKHLRGDLNYAWPTAEIAVMGAKGAVEIIFRKDIGDADAIAQRTKEYEERFANPFVAASMGFIDDVIQPRETRRKVALGLRKLRDKQLENPWKKHDNIPL; encoded by the coding sequence ATGAGCAGCACCATCGCCGAACTCGAACGCCGCCGCGACGCCGCCCGGATGGGCGGGGGCAGCAAGCGCATCGACGCCCAGCATGCCAAGGGCCGCCTGACCGCGCGCGAGCGGCTCGCCGTGCTGCTCGACGAGGGCAGCTTCGAGGAAGTCGACGCTTTCGTCGAACATAATGCGACCGAGTTCGGCATGGCCGAGCAGCGCTTTCCGGGCGACGGCGTCGTGACCGGCTCGGGCACGATCAACGGCCGGCTGGTCTATGTCTTCGCGCAGGACTTCACCGTGTTCGGCGGCTCGCTCTCCGAGCGCCATGCGCAGAAGATCTGCAAGATCATGGACGCGGCGATGAAGGTCGGCGCGCCGGTCATCGGGCTCAATGACAGCGGCGGCGCGCGCATCCAGGAAGGCGTCGCCAGCCTCGCGGGCTATGCCGAGGTGTTCCAAAGGAACGTGCTCGCCAGCGGCGTCGTGCCGCAGCTTTCCCTGATCATGGGTCCCTGCGCGGGCGGCGCGGTCTATTCGCCCGCGATGACCGACTTCATCTTCATGGTGAAGGATTCGAGCTACATGTTCGTCACCGGCCCCGACGTGGTGAAGACCGTCACCAACGAGGTCGTCACCCAGGAGGAACTGGGCGGCGCGATCACCCACACGACCAAGAGCAGCGTCGCCGACCTCGCCTTCGAGAACGACATCGACGCGCTGCTGGGCGCACGCGAGTTCTTCGACTTCCTTCCGCTGTCGAACCGGGTGCCCGTCCCCGAGCGCCCGACCGAGGATGCGTGGGACCGGACCGAGGACAGCCTCGATACGCTGATCCCGCCCAGCGCAAACCAGCCCTACGACATGCACGAGCTGATCCGGAAGGTCGCCGACGAGGGCGACTTCTTCGAGCTCCAGCCCGCCCACGCCGGCAACATCATCATCGGCTTCTGCCGGATCGAGGGCCGCACGGTCGGGGTCGTCGCCAACCAGCCGATGGTGCTGGCGGGGGTGCTCGACATCAATTCGTCAAAGAAAGCCGCGCGCTTCGTCCGCTTTTGCGACGCCTTCGAGATTCCGCTACTGACTTTCGTCGACGTGCCGGGCTTCCTGCCCGGCGTGGGCCAGGAGCATAACGGCATCATCAAGCACGGTGCGAAACTGCTCTTCGCTTATGCCGAGGCGACCGTGCCCAAGATCACCGTCATCACCCGCAAGGCCTATGGCGGGGCCTATGACGTCATGGCGTCCAAGCACTTGCGCGGGGACTTGAACTACGCTTGGCCGACCGCCGAAATCGCGGTGATGGGGGCCAAGGGCGCGGTCGAGATCATCTTCCGCAAGGACATCGGCGACGCGGACGCCATCGCCCAGCGCACCAAGGAATATGAAGAGCGCTTCGCCAACCCGTTCGTAGCGGCGAGCATGGGCTTCATCGACGACGTCATCCAGCCGCGCGAAACCCGCCGCAAAGTCGCACTGGGCCTCCGCAAGCTGCGCGACAAGCAGCTCGAAAACCCGTGGAAGAAGCACGACAACATCCCGCTGTGA
- the mce gene encoding methylmalonyl-CoA epimerase, whose amino-acid sequence MKLGRLNHVGVATPSIEQSLAMYRRLFGAEPSSPAFDLPAQGVKVCFVDAPNSQIELIEPLGPDSPIARFLEKNPQGGQHHVCFEVPDIETARAHFERLGARILGPTRIGAHGTPIFFLHPKDMGGMLTEIMESPKQAH is encoded by the coding sequence ATGAAACTCGGACGTCTGAACCATGTCGGGGTCGCCACCCCGTCGATCGAGCAGAGCCTCGCCATGTACCGCCGCCTGTTCGGTGCCGAGCCATCGTCGCCCGCCTTCGACCTCCCCGCGCAGGGGGTGAAGGTATGCTTCGTCGACGCGCCCAACAGCCAGATCGAGCTGATCGAGCCGCTCGGTCCCGACAGCCCGATTGCCAGGTTCCTCGAGAAGAACCCGCAGGGCGGGCAGCATCACGTCTGTTTCGAGGTCCCCGACATCGAAACCGCCCGCGCCCATTTCGAAAGGCTCGGCGCGCGCATCCTCGGGCCGACCCGGATCGGCGCGCACGGGACGCCGATCTTCTTCCTGCACCCGAAGGACATGGGCGGCATGCTGACCGAGATCATGGAAAGCCCGAAGCAGGCCCACTGA